The Planctomycetota bacterium genome has a segment encoding these proteins:
- a CDS encoding iron-containing alcohol dehydrogenase → MDRLRNARYDVVYGSGCSAELVAAAAGSRVLLVTDPSLWKAYGDRFAVLEPQLVMTRSMESRVLEEEHAALGPFDLAVGLGGGMAMDIAKYHAWKAGRPVYQVPTAISVDAMFSYPIALRVDGKVQYVGEMIPEKIYCDFAIVRSAPPVMNRSGVCDLLSCHTALFDWKLAVARGHGRMDDELWQRTSGILADVKENLAEIHDVSERGLRMLMEGFRFVAVENLRVGHCQYEEGSEHFFYYCLESLTRKHFLHGKVVNLGIFLMSLLQENEPEAIQSILDRAGVPIHPDSMGIGYADVREALRTCNRYVRDKGYSYSILNEREITESFIDRALDLLRSRFDPTAGA, encoded by the coding sequence ATGGACCGCCTCCGGAATGCCCGCTACGACGTCGTCTACGGCAGCGGCTGCTCCGCGGAGCTCGTCGCCGCTGCCGCTGGCAGCCGAGTGCTGCTGGTCACGGATCCGTCGCTGTGGAAGGCCTACGGCGATCGGTTTGCCGTGCTCGAGCCGCAGCTGGTCATGACCCGCTCGATGGAGTCACGCGTCCTCGAGGAAGAGCATGCCGCCCTTGGGCCGTTCGATCTGGCGGTCGGCCTCGGCGGCGGCATGGCGATGGACATCGCCAAGTACCACGCCTGGAAAGCCGGCCGGCCGGTCTATCAGGTGCCGACGGCGATTTCGGTCGACGCCATGTTTTCCTACCCGATCGCGCTCCGCGTCGACGGCAAGGTGCAGTATGTCGGCGAGATGATTCCCGAGAAGATCTACTGCGATTTTGCCATCGTCCGATCGGCCCCGCCGGTGATGAACCGCTCCGGGGTCTGCGATCTGCTCAGTTGCCATACCGCCCTGTTCGACTGGAAGCTGGCCGTGGCTCGTGGTCACGGCCGGATGGACGACGAGCTCTGGCAGCGGACGTCCGGGATCCTCGCCGATGTCAAGGAGAACCTCGCCGAGATCCACGACGTCAGCGAACGGGGGCTGCGGATGCTGATGGAGGGGTTTCGGTTCGTGGCCGTCGAAAACCTCCGCGTCGGCCACTGCCAATACGAGGAGGGGTCCGAGCACTTTTTTTACTACTGCCTGGAGTCGCTGACGCGGAAGCATTTCCTCCACGGCAAGGTGGTCAACCTCGGGATCTTCCTGATGAGCCTGCTCCAGGAAAACGAGCCGGAGGCGATCCAGTCGATCCTCGACCGTGCCGGGGTGCCGATCCATCCTGACTCGATGGGGATCGGCTACGCCGATGTCCGCGAGGCACTGCGGACCTGCAACCGCTATGTCCGCGACAAGGGCTACAGCTACTCGATCCTCAACGAGCGCGAGATCACCGAGTCGTTCATCGACCGGGCGCTCGATTTGCTCCGTTCCCGGTTCGATCCGACCGCGGGCGCGTGA
- a CDS encoding MFS transporter produces the protein MTTRLTEETRFRAAHFLFWAMSAAVLGYWVMYFEGERQLAASEIGVMMSLSVGAALVGQYAFGLLCDHLRSSRWPIVAAALSFAAVAAALPLVTGTVWIRVALALLGFFQQPIGPMLDAWTLRFLDREGAAHRFGRIRGFGSLGWAVTALATAFLVVGVSWNALFIVAVVAAVLLAAVVAMLPAAAAADDGRMANKASFAPGRALARLGANPRYVFLLAVVFLMYLGVQTTFNYQGLLIKGAGGGVIELGWTFFFGVMCEMPAMFLAAWWLPRSSPRRLMIVAGILYMVRYALIIFFQTAWIVTATACLEGLAFGLLLSALRAAVFAVVDEEVQTLAMTVVDATFLGLTVLVGGVVGGWVIERSSVFHLVAACAACSGIAVGLLMAGGRFDVPAAAERSSS, from the coding sequence ATGACCACGAGGCTGACGGAAGAGACGCGGTTCCGGGCGGCCCACTTCCTGTTCTGGGCCATGTCGGCGGCGGTGCTCGGCTACTGGGTGATGTACTTCGAGGGGGAGCGGCAGCTCGCCGCCTCGGAGATCGGCGTGATGATGTCGCTGTCCGTCGGGGCGGCGCTGGTCGGGCAGTATGCCTTCGGACTTCTCTGCGACCATCTGCGAAGCAGCCGCTGGCCGATCGTCGCCGCCGCGCTGTCGTTCGCGGCGGTCGCCGCCGCGCTGCCGTTGGTGACCGGTACCGTCTGGATCCGCGTCGCGCTGGCGCTGCTCGGCTTCTTCCAGCAGCCGATCGGCCCGATGCTCGACGCCTGGACCCTGCGGTTCCTCGATCGCGAGGGCGCGGCGCACCGGTTCGGGAGGATCCGCGGCTTCGGCTCGCTCGGTTGGGCGGTCACCGCCCTGGCAACGGCGTTTCTCGTCGTCGGCGTCTCGTGGAACGCGCTGTTCATCGTCGCCGTCGTCGCCGCGGTGCTCCTCGCCGCGGTAGTCGCCATGCTACCGGCCGCGGCCGCGGCGGACGACGGGCGGATGGCGAACAAGGCATCGTTCGCTCCGGGGCGGGCCCTGGCCCGCCTCGGAGCGAATCCACGCTACGTGTTCCTGCTCGCCGTCGTGTTCCTGATGTATCTCGGTGTGCAGACGACGTTCAATTACCAGGGGCTGTTGATCAAGGGGGCCGGCGGCGGAGTCATCGAACTGGGGTGGACGTTCTTCTTCGGGGTGATGTGCGAGATGCCGGCGATGTTCCTGGCGGCGTGGTGGCTGCCGCGTTCGTCCCCCCGGCGGCTGATGATCGTCGCCGGCATCCTCTACATGGTGCGTTACGCCCTGATCATCTTCTTCCAGACGGCATGGATCGTCACGGCGACCGCCTGCCTCGAAGGGCTGGCGTTCGGCCTGCTGCTGTCGGCGCTGCGCGCTGCCGTGTTCGCGGTCGTCGACGAGGAGGTGCAGACCCTGGCGATGACCGTCGTCGATGCGACGTTCCTCGGCCTGACCGTTCTCGTCGGCGGGGTGGTGGGTGGCTGGGTGATCGAGCGGTCCTCGGTCTTCCATCTCGTCGCCGCCTGTGCCGCGTGCAGTGGCATCGCCGTCGGGCTCCTCATGGCCGGCGGACGGTTCGACGTGCCGGCCGCGGCGGAGCGATCGTCGTCATGA
- a CDS encoding GNAT family N-acetyltransferase produces the protein MYRDDPAALGRIYVGPYLAFEPDLSLILEDESGVCGYTLGAFDSRSFYERYEREWRPRLVARFPLPGGDPANWTRTQSVHALYHRPCYDCPEPYHQYPSHLHIDLLERACGQGHGRRMMEAVMDKLAARGSPGAHVGVSARNARALGFYARLGFHELLRTGSATDGTVYLGKLFR, from the coding sequence CTGTACCGCGATGATCCCGCAGCGCTCGGTCGCATCTATGTCGGTCCGTACCTCGCCTTCGAGCCCGATCTGAGCCTGATCCTCGAAGACGAGTCTGGCGTCTGCGGCTACACGCTCGGGGCGTTCGACTCGCGGTCGTTCTACGAGCGCTACGAGCGGGAATGGCGACCGCGGCTGGTCGCCCGGTTTCCTCTCCCCGGTGGCGATCCGGCGAACTGGACGCGCACGCAGTCGGTCCACGCCCTCTACCACCGCCCGTGTTACGACTGCCCAGAGCCCTATCACCAGTATCCGTCGCACCTCCACATCGATCTCCTCGAGCGGGCCTGTGGCCAAGGCCACGGACGGCGGATGATGGAGGCGGTGATGGACAAGCTCGCGGCTCGCGGATCACCCGGCGCCCATGTCGGCGTCAGCGCCCGCAACGCCCGGGCGTTGGGGTTCTACGCCCGGCTCGGGTTTCACGAGCTGCTGCGGACGGGATCGGCGACCGACGGAACCGTCTATCTGGGAAAACTGTTCCGCTGA
- a CDS encoding SPFH/Band 7/PHB domain protein, with amino-acid sequence MEIVAVVAAIVLLLVVFLGIRIVPQQTAYVVERLGRYNGVLTPGLNVIIPFIDRLAYRHTLKEGALDIPEQVCITKDNVQVAVDGVVFLQVIDPKLASYGIANYTFAVTQLAQTTMRSEIGKIVLDKCFEERANINAAVVAAIDEAASGWGVKVLRYEIKNITPPDTVLVAMEKQMQAEREKRATILQSEGQQQSAVNMAEGQKQKVVLESEALRQQQINQAEGEASAIIAVAEATAQGIRRVAEAIRAEGGLEAVQLRVAERVVEQYGKLAKETNTMILPANFADLGGVIAAAMSVVKQSDKGGRSGDAPEPGRIR; translated from the coding sequence ATGGAAATCGTCGCCGTCGTCGCTGCGATCGTCCTTCTCCTCGTCGTGTTCCTCGGCATCCGTATCGTGCCGCAGCAAACCGCGTACGTCGTCGAGCGGCTGGGCCGCTACAACGGAGTTCTCACACCGGGCCTCAACGTCATCATCCCGTTCATCGACCGGCTCGCCTACCGCCACACGCTCAAGGAGGGCGCACTCGACATCCCGGAGCAAGTCTGCATCACCAAGGACAACGTCCAGGTGGCGGTCGACGGCGTCGTCTTCCTCCAGGTGATCGACCCCAAACTCGCGTCGTACGGGATCGCGAACTACACCTTCGCGGTGACGCAACTGGCGCAGACAACGATGCGTTCCGAGATCGGGAAGATCGTGCTCGACAAGTGTTTCGAGGAGCGTGCCAACATCAACGCCGCCGTCGTCGCCGCGATCGACGAGGCGGCATCAGGTTGGGGGGTCAAGGTGCTCCGGTACGAGATCAAGAACATCACCCCGCCGGATACCGTGCTGGTGGCGATGGAAAAGCAGATGCAGGCGGAGCGTGAGAAGCGGGCCACGATCCTCCAATCCGAAGGGCAGCAGCAGTCGGCCGTCAACATGGCCGAGGGGCAAAAGCAGAAGGTGGTGCTCGAGTCGGAAGCGTTGCGGCAGCAGCAGATCAACCAGGCGGAGGGAGAGGCGTCGGCGATCATCGCCGTCGCCGAGGCCACCGCGCAGGGCATCCGCCGTGTTGCCGAGGCGATCCGTGCCGAGGGCGGTCTCGAAGCGGTCCAGCTCCGTGTCGCCGAGCGGGTCGTCGAGCAGTACGGCAAGCTCGCCAAGGAGACCAACACGATGATCCTGCCGGCGAATTTCGCCGACCTCGGTGGGGTGATCGCGGCGGCGATGTCGGTCGTCAAGCAGTCGGACAAGGGAGGACGGTCCGGAGACGCGCCGGAACCAGGGAGGATCCGATGA
- a CDS encoding FmdB family transcriptional regulator: MPTYVYETILPDGSGGDRFERIEAMSAAPLERHPDTGAPVRRVITGFAIGGKHAASGGAASLSDRNLDRLGFTKYVKSGDGRYEKTVGSGPGTISADD, from the coding sequence ATGCCGACCTACGTCTACGAGACGATCCTGCCTGACGGGAGCGGTGGTGACCGCTTCGAGCGGATCGAGGCGATGTCGGCCGCTCCACTGGAGCGCCACCCGGACACGGGCGCCCCGGTGCGGCGGGTGATCACCGGCTTCGCGATCGGCGGCAAGCATGCCGCGTCCGGTGGAGCGGCGTCGCTGTCCGACAGGAATCTCGATCGCCTCGGCTTCACGAAGTACGTCAAGAGTGGAGACGGCCGCTACGAGAAGACCGTCGGATCGGGACCCGGTACGATCTCGGCCGACGACTGA
- a CDS encoding glycosyltransferase, translating to MKATTESGVAGGGQARGRPKHVISSMHNATRPAAPYRTVFLITGLSRRDGGPFLSVSGLARAVAGRGRGDVAVVGVYRSLADWLVDREQWSGLAVEAAGLRWFRAVEFLRQRLEHHVCPGNPPAVIHLQGLWEAASLAVERLGERRGVRLVISPRGMLEPWALRHHQCRKQVALFLWQRRQLMQADLIHATSLSEKQSIRNLGFRNPVCVIPNGVEIPAPWGGVARPIEATGGDTGRFPLPGPSRPRRCLFLSRLHAKKGVPMLLEAWARVRPTGWVLEIAGGGDDGHEREIGRQITARGLADVRLIGEVTGEAKWRFLSDAELFVLPSHSENFGIAVAEAMGMGLPVITTTATPWSVLQRDRSGWWVEPAVDSLARAIREATTESPAQLAERGRRGRDYVRDHFDWEGIGQRMDACYAWVTGNGPRPEDVKLD from the coding sequence ATGAAAGCTACGACGGAAAGCGGCGTGGCGGGCGGGGGACAAGCTCGCGGCAGGCCCAAACACGTGATCTCGTCGATGCATAATGCGACCCGCCCCGCGGCGCCGTATCGCACGGTGTTCCTCATCACGGGGCTTTCCCGCCGTGATGGCGGTCCATTTCTGTCGGTGTCGGGGCTCGCCCGGGCCGTCGCCGGTCGTGGCCGTGGTGATGTCGCGGTCGTCGGGGTTTACCGGTCCCTGGCGGATTGGCTCGTCGATCGCGAGCAGTGGAGTGGACTGGCCGTGGAGGCCGCAGGATTGCGGTGGTTCCGGGCCGTCGAGTTCCTGCGGCAGCGGCTCGAGCACCATGTCTGTCCCGGTAATCCGCCCGCGGTGATCCACCTCCAGGGGTTGTGGGAAGCGGCTTCACTGGCCGTCGAGCGGCTTGGTGAACGCCGGGGGGTGCGGCTGGTCATCAGTCCGCGTGGGATGCTCGAGCCCTGGGCCCTGCGGCACCATCAATGCCGGAAACAGGTCGCTCTTTTCCTCTGGCAGCGCCGGCAGCTCATGCAGGCCGATCTGATCCACGCCACGTCGCTGTCGGAAAAGCAGTCGATCCGAAATCTCGGCTTCCGCAATCCGGTCTGCGTGATTCCCAACGGCGTCGAGATCCCCGCACCATGGGGTGGAGTCGCTCGGCCGATCGAGGCGACCGGTGGTGACACGGGGCGGTTCCCGCTGCCTGGCCCGTCGCGCCCGCGCCGGTGCCTGTTCCTGTCCCGGCTGCATGCCAAGAAGGGGGTGCCGATGCTCCTCGAGGCGTGGGCCCGAGTCCGGCCGACAGGTTGGGTCCTGGAGATCGCCGGCGGCGGTGACGACGGGCACGAGCGCGAGATCGGTCGACAGATCACGGCCCGTGGACTCGCGGACGTGCGGTTGATCGGGGAGGTGACGGGGGAGGCGAAGTGGCGGTTTCTCTCCGACGCGGAACTGTTCGTCCTCCCCTCCCACTCGGAGAATTTCGGCATCGCCGTTGCCGAGGCGATGGGCATGGGCTTGCCGGTGATCACGACCACGGCGACGCCATGGTCCGTCCTCCAGCGCGACCGTAGCGGGTGGTGGGTGGAGCCCGCCGTCGACTCCCTCGCCCGCGCCATCCGCGAGGCCACCACCGAGAGCCCGGCGCAACTCGCCGAGCGTGGGCGCCGTGGCCGCGACTACGTCCGCGACCATTTCGACTGGGAGGGAATCGGCCAGCGCATGGACGCGTGCTACGCCTGGGTCACGGGAAACGGACCACGGCCCGAAGACGTGAAGCTCGACTGA
- the recJ gene encoding single-stranded-DNA-specific exonuclease RecJ: MPKRWQVEPHDATAVLALERSARVSPIVARLLVARGLTDPEAARTFLSGRMSDLRDPESLPGVPAAAERILAAVRDRRPIVVYGDYDADGMCATAILVECLRALEAVVDWYVPDRFEEGYGLNREALEELHRRGTALVVTVDCGIASVAEAARARELGLELVITDHHAYGDVLPDADVLVHPRLPGAGYPFGELCGAGVAFKLAWALAVRHCGARQVSPRLREVLLRGIGLAALGTVADVVPLLDENRITVRHGLESLRLKGGPGIDRLLELAKLHDKSRLESEDVAFRLAPRINAAGRLGQAAFGIELLTTRDAARAVQLADWIHQLNDQRDSLERSILLAATKQAKEHCAADDAALVLADGGWHAGVIGIVAGRLAEKWHRPVVLIARDPLQGRPAIGSVRSVPGFDVHAALVACRGLLVSCGGHAAAAGLRIEDRQIDEFRRAFRDAVATRLPESLRRPGLRIDGETTLGALTLDAADELDRLAPFGQGNRRPVLCASGVHLAEPPRAIGSGGRHVSMTLVQHAARIRAVAFGGAEWVPHLPALGKPFHIAFKPKVNEFRGRRSAEVELVDWRPAGIDIGVDLPEPAAVPSAGD; the protein is encoded by the coding sequence GTGCCCAAGCGCTGGCAGGTCGAACCGCACGACGCGACGGCCGTCCTCGCCCTCGAGCGGTCGGCGCGGGTCTCGCCGATCGTCGCCCGGCTCCTCGTCGCCCGCGGCCTCACCGATCCGGAGGCCGCCCGGACCTTCCTCTCCGGGCGGATGTCCGACCTCCGCGACCCCGAGTCGCTTCCCGGCGTGCCCGCGGCGGCGGAGCGGATCCTCGCGGCGGTCCGGGACCGGCGGCCGATCGTCGTCTACGGCGATTACGACGCCGACGGCATGTGTGCCACGGCGATCCTCGTCGAGTGCCTGCGGGCCCTCGAGGCCGTCGTCGATTGGTACGTTCCCGACCGTTTCGAGGAGGGATACGGCCTCAATCGCGAAGCCCTCGAGGAACTCCACCGCCGGGGCACGGCCCTGGTGGTGACCGTCGACTGCGGCATCGCCAGCGTCGCCGAGGCGGCGCGCGCCCGCGAGCTCGGCCTCGAGCTGGTGATCACCGATCACCATGCCTACGGCGACGTCCTCCCCGACGCCGACGTTCTCGTCCATCCCCGACTGCCCGGGGCCGGCTATCCGTTCGGGGAGCTGTGCGGCGCGGGGGTCGCTTTCAAGCTCGCCTGGGCGCTGGCGGTGCGGCACTGCGGCGCCAGGCAGGTGAGTCCCCGGCTCCGCGAGGTGCTGCTGCGCGGCATCGGCCTGGCGGCCCTGGGCACGGTGGCCGATGTCGTGCCGCTCCTCGACGAGAACCGGATCACGGTACGCCACGGGCTCGAGAGCCTGCGGCTCAAAGGGGGGCCGGGAATCGACCGGCTCCTGGAATTGGCGAAGCTTCACGACAAGAGCCGGTTGGAGAGCGAGGACGTCGCCTTCCGCCTCGCACCGCGGATCAACGCCGCCGGGCGTCTCGGCCAGGCGGCGTTCGGCATCGAACTGCTCACCACCCGCGATGCCGCGCGCGCGGTGCAACTGGCCGACTGGATCCACCAACTCAACGACCAGCGCGACTCGCTCGAACGCAGCATCCTCCTCGCGGCCACGAAGCAGGCGAAGGAGCACTGCGCTGCCGACGACGCGGCGCTCGTGCTCGCCGACGGGGGCTGGCATGCCGGTGTGATCGGGATCGTCGCCGGCCGGCTGGCCGAAAAATGGCACCGTCCAGTGGTCCTCATCGCCCGCGACCCGCTCCAGGGGCGCCCGGCGATCGGCAGCGTCCGTAGCGTGCCGGGATTCGACGTCCACGCGGCGCTGGTCGCCTGCCGCGGGTTGCTCGTGTCGTGCGGCGGCCACGCCGCCGCCGCGGGGCTGCGGATCGAAGATCGGCAGATCGACGAGTTTCGTCGGGCATTCCGCGACGCGGTCGCGACGCGCCTCCCCGAGTCCCTGCGCCGGCCCGGCCTGCGGATCGACGGCGAGACGACCCTCGGCGCCCTCACGCTCGACGCTGCCGACGAGCTCGACCGGCTCGCCCCGTTCGGCCAGGGCAACCGCCGGCCGGTGCTGTGCGCCTCCGGTGTCCACCTCGCCGAACCGCCACGGGCGATCGGCAGCGGTGGCCGGCACGTGTCGATGACGCTCGTCCAGCATGCCGCCAGGATCCGGGCCGTGGCCTTCGGCGGGGCCGAATGGGTGCCCCACCTGCCGGCGTTAGGTAAGCCGTTTCACATCGCCTTCAAGCCGAAGGTCAACGAGTTTCGCGGACGCCGTTCGGCCGAGGTGGAGTTGGTCGATTGGCGACCGGCGGGAATCGACATCGGCGTCGACCTTCCCGAACCGGCAGCGGTCCCATCGGCCGGTGACTGA
- a CDS encoding YkgJ family cysteine cluster protein, producing the protein MSIATPIRTKPKREEIPADRVLCEYCTAKCCRYFALPLETPSTREDFEYIRWFLLHEHATVFTEEGCWYVCVHTVCKHLQRDNRCGIYDTRPPICREYTTKDCEYEDDWVYDQYFETPEQVAEYMEAVLGPGGEKVGDGRRREARGRSIRSPKPALLPIL; encoded by the coding sequence ATGTCGATCGCGACGCCGATTCGCACCAAGCCGAAGCGCGAGGAAATCCCCGCCGACCGCGTGCTCTGCGAGTACTGCACGGCGAAGTGCTGCCGCTACTTCGCGCTCCCCCTGGAGACACCCTCGACGCGCGAGGATTTCGAGTACATCCGCTGGTTCCTCCTCCACGAGCACGCCACCGTGTTCACCGAGGAGGGATGCTGGTACGTCTGCGTCCACACCGTCTGCAAGCACCTCCAGCGGGACAATCGCTGCGGGATCTACGACACCCGGCCGCCGATCTGCCGCGAGTACACCACCAAGGATTGCGAGTACGAGGACGACTGGGTCTACGACCAGTATTTCGAGACGCCCGAGCAGGTCGCCGAGTACATGGAGGCCGTGCTCGGTCCCGGCGGGGAAAAGGTGGGAGACGGCCGGCGGCGCGAGGCACGCGGCCGGTCGATCCGCAGCCCGAAGCCGGCGTTACTGCCGATCCTCTGA
- a CDS encoding GAF domain-containing protein, translated as MTSMTDRSPGHEDAAGRIADLEKLLDVARRLGATTDLDPLLEAIAAAATSVLDCQRATVFLVDGTTGELFSRVATGIADSPIHEIRIPVGVGIAGEVARSGVAITIPDAYADRRFNPEFDRRSGFRTASILAVPLADHDGQTVGVLQVLNKAGGPFGPRDEQLAAFLGGQAGVAVQRQLLLGHLAEKQRIERDLAVARDIQLGLLPKEAPVLPGFDVAGWNRPADETGGDYYDFHPLADGSLAVTIADATGHGIGPALVAAEARALFRAIVAPGVPLGPVIARVNDLLSADLPEGRFVTALLGIVDPATGRLRFVSAGHGPIFVFRAATGAMEEFDSHGLPLGLMPEAPFEDETATTLAPGDILVLLTDGFYEWARPDGAQFGTERVGEILRHSHHLPAEQLIQWLRAAVEEFAAGTRQADDLTAVLVKRTG; from the coding sequence ATGACCTCGATGACGGACCGATCGCCTGGCCACGAAGACGCAGCGGGACGGATCGCCGATCTCGAGAAGCTCCTCGACGTCGCCCGGCGGCTCGGAGCGACGACCGATCTCGATCCGCTCCTCGAGGCGATCGCCGCCGCCGCGACGTCAGTCCTCGATTGCCAGCGCGCGACCGTATTTCTCGTCGATGGCACGACCGGTGAGCTGTTCAGCCGCGTCGCCACCGGGATCGCGGATTCGCCGATCCACGAGATCCGCATCCCGGTCGGGGTCGGGATCGCCGGCGAGGTCGCCCGGAGCGGCGTCGCCATCACCATCCCCGATGCCTACGCCGATCGGCGCTTCAACCCCGAGTTCGACCGCCGGAGCGGCTTCCGCACCGCGAGCATCCTCGCGGTGCCGCTTGCCGACCACGACGGGCAGACGGTCGGCGTGCTCCAGGTGCTCAACAAGGCCGGTGGTCCGTTCGGGCCCCGCGACGAGCAGCTCGCCGCGTTCCTCGGCGGCCAGGCCGGGGTCGCCGTGCAGCGGCAGCTGCTCCTCGGCCACCTCGCCGAGAAGCAGCGGATCGAGCGCGACCTCGCCGTCGCCCGCGACATCCAGCTCGGGCTGTTGCCCAAGGAAGCGCCGGTGCTGCCGGGGTTCGACGTCGCCGGCTGGAACCGGCCGGCCGACGAGACCGGCGGCGACTACTACGATTTCCATCCCCTCGCCGACGGCAGCCTCGCCGTGACGATCGCCGACGCCACCGGCCACGGCATCGGGCCGGCGCTGGTCGCCGCCGAAGCGCGGGCGCTGTTCCGTGCGATCGTCGCCCCGGGGGTTCCCCTCGGCCCGGTCATCGCCCGGGTCAACGACCTCCTGTCGGCCGATCTTCCGGAAGGGAGGTTCGTCACGGCGCTGCTGGGAATCGTCGATCCCGCCACCGGGCGGCTCCGCTTCGTGAGCGCCGGTCACGGGCCGATCTTCGTCTTCCGGGCGGCGACCGGGGCGATGGAGGAGTTCGACAGCCACGGGCTGCCGCTGGGGCTGATGCCCGAGGCGCCGTTCGAAGACGAGACCGCCACGACCCTCGCCCCAGGCGACATCCTCGTCCTCCTTACCGACGGCTTTTACGAATGGGCGCGGCCCGACGGCGCCCAATTCGGCACCGAGCGCGTCGGCGAGATCCTCCGCCACTCGCACCACCTCCCCGCGGAACAGCTGATCCAGTGGCTCCGCGCCGCGGTCGAGGAGTTTGCAGCCGGAACCCGCCAGGCGGACGACCTGACCGCGGTGCTCGTCAAACGCACCGGCTGA
- a CDS encoding AAA family ATPase — MEAAATLTPAQLAPFLLEVAPVMPVFIWGPPGIGKSALVRSFAAAVGLPCVSLLGSQLAPEDIIGVPQIVAGKSRFCPPTLIARDDPYCLFLDELNACSHEVQKAFYSLVLDRRIGEFVLPAGTVVIGAGNRSQDQAITRPLSSALVNRLLHVQLRASARDWLAWARTAGVDPLVIAYVETRSDHLWARPPKHEEPFSTPRSWHMLSQALASHGPGIGLDQIKVLAQGLLTPAHAQQFVTFVKLRERAFDLAAILKGERGWPEAPEERDVLYFLVQQLRDRLIRELPDDERSLGREARELADRAKELLVPLARISTELAQLVVTETESGAALPAWYTVELARALPRLAAKK, encoded by the coding sequence ATGGAAGCCGCCGCAACGCTCACCCCAGCCCAACTCGCGCCGTTCCTCCTCGAAGTCGCCCCCGTGATGCCGGTGTTCATCTGGGGACCGCCGGGGATCGGCAAGTCGGCGCTGGTCCGGTCGTTCGCTGCTGCCGTCGGGTTGCCGTGCGTGTCGTTGCTCGGGTCGCAGCTCGCCCCCGAGGACATCATCGGCGTGCCGCAGATCGTCGCCGGCAAGTCGCGCTTCTGCCCGCCGACACTGATCGCCCGCGACGACCCGTATTGCCTGTTCCTCGACGAGCTCAACGCCTGCTCGCACGAGGTGCAGAAGGCGTTTTATTCGCTCGTCCTCGACCGGCGGATCGGCGAGTTCGTCCTCCCCGCCGGGACGGTGGTGATCGGCGCCGGTAACCGCTCGCAGGACCAGGCGATTACCCGGCCGCTTTCCTCGGCGCTGGTCAACCGGCTGCTCCACGTGCAGCTCCGGGCGTCGGCCCGTGACTGGCTCGCCTGGGCGCGGACCGCCGGCGTCGATCCGCTCGTGATCGCCTATGTCGAAACCCGCTCCGACCACCTCTGGGCCCGTCCACCGAAGCACGAGGAGCCGTTCTCCACGCCGCGCAGCTGGCACATGCTCTCGCAGGCACTGGCGTCCCATGGCCCCGGGATCGGCCTCGATCAGATCAAGGTCCTCGCCCAGGGTCTGCTGACGCCGGCCCACGCGCAGCAGTTCGTGACCTTCGTCAAGCTTCGCGAGCGCGCCTTCGACCTCGCCGCGATCCTCAAGGGCGAGCGCGGCTGGCCCGAGGCGCCCGAGGAGCGTGACGTCCTCTACTTCCTCGTCCAGCAGCTCCGCGACCGGTTGATCCGCGAGCTTCCCGACGACGAGCGGAGCCTCGGCCGCGAAGCCCGGGAACTCGCCGACCGGGCCAAGGAATTGCTCGTGCCGCTGGCGCGGATCTCGACCGAACTGGCGCAGCTGGTGGTCACCGAGACCGAGAGCGGCGCGGCGCTGCCGGCCTGGTACACCGTCGAGCTGGCCCGGGCACTGCCGCGGCTGGCGGCGAAGAAGTGA